The Leucothrix mucor DSM 2157 DNA window GCTCACTGCGTCGTGGTGGTACGTTTGTATTAGTCGGCCTGCCACCGGATGAGATGCCACTACCCATCTTCGATACCGTATTAAACGGTGTGAAGGTGGTTGGCTCTATCGTTGGTACTCGTAAGGACTTGAAAGAATGCCTGCAGTTTGCGGCAGAAGGAAAGGTTAAAGCGATTATCGAAGTGAAGCCGATGGAGCAAATTAATGAGATCTTTGCCGATATGCTGGAGGGTGAAATTACCGGCCGTATCGTGATGGAAATGAAGTCTTAATCGTGTGGTTTGCTGTCAGCTGAGTCGGGTCAAGTCACTCAGCTGACAGTCTTTTTTATGGAGCTTTAGCTAGTGCCAAGCTTTAGTCCAAAGCCCATCAGCAGTACACCGGTTGCGCCATCCATTGTGGTGCTGACTGCCGGACGCTGTAGCCAAATCCGTGCCTTGCTCACCATCAACACCAATAAACCCTGCCATACCATCGCAATCAGAAAATGCACGCTGGCCATCATCAGTGCCTGAGGAATGGGTGAGTAGTTGATGTCAATAAATTGTGGCAAAAATGCCATGTAAAAAACCACCGTTTTGGGGTTCAGCACATTAGATAGCAGACCTTCGCGCAATGACTTTGAAGCGGGTACAAATGACACACCAGTCGCTTTTGCTAGTTGTAAGCCGCCGCCTTTAAACGCCGAGCGCAGGCTTTGAAAACCGAGCCAAAACAAGTAAGCGGCACCGGCATATTTCAGCAAATTAAATAGCTCGGCTGAGCTCAGTAAAATGGCGGATAAGCCCGCCGCTGAAATAATCGCATGGGCAAATAAACCCAGGCAAATCCCAAAGCTGGTAAGGAATCCGTCTTTTCGCCCACCGCGAGCGGAGTTGCGCAGTACCAAGACGGTATCAACACCCGGAGATAAGGTCAGGACCGTAATCGCCAGCAAAAAAGGTAGCCACATAAAGTGTTCAAACATGATCGCAACCATTCAAATGAGTTAGATTCCGTACAATAATCTGCAAATAAGTGCTTAGCAATAGTTTGTGTTGGTCGTGCTGTGATTCCGGTCGTGAATGCCACTTCAGTTGTCATGAATTAACTTGATGCGGCTGGCTGATTGCTTAGAATGAGCTAAAAAAGGAATCACACTATGTACCAACCCAAGCCAATCGATACCAGCAAGATTCAACTCTCCGAAGAGCTTAACGAACTATTAGAATCACTCGCCTATAACACCCATGAAGTCTGGTCACAGCAACGCATGCGCGATGGTTGGCGCTATGGGGAACAGCGTGATGATCAGGCAAAGTTACACCCTGGACTCGTGCCTTATGAGGAGCTGTCGGAGTCTGAAAAAGACTATGACCGTAGTACCTCCAGTGAGGCGTTAAAGGCCATTATTGCCGCTGGGTACAAAATCGAAAAAGCTTAATATGAAAAGGCCTGATACGAAATGGTTTATCTAAGTGATCTATCTAAGACTCAGGCTTTACTCTTTCCAATTGGCAAAGCGACGCACTAAAAAATCAATTGCCAGTCGTGCGCGCATCGGTAGAAAACGCCGGTTCTGATACACAATCCAACTGCTGGAGCCTTTACTCCAAAAGGGTTCCAGCACTGGCTTTAAGCTGCCACGAATAATCGATTCCTGAAAATTACTCTTGGGCATATAAGCAATCCCCAAACCTTCCTCGCAAGCTTGAACCACGGCGTGTGCATTATTACTGCGCCAGCGGCCATGTACCCGAAGGTTATCCGCATTGCCCGCGTGTTCAAAGGGCCAGTGATCGCTATTGGCAATGATGCAGCTGTGATTTTTTAGCTGGCGAGGATGCTCGGGAATCCCATATTCTTGTAGATAGGCTTCGCTAGCCGCCGCCATCATTGGGCGATCTAACAGCTTACGAGCGACCAAGCCTGAGTCGGCCAGCTTGCCGTAGCGAATCGCAAAGTCGATACCATCATCCACAAAATTTGCCATGCGGCTGTTGAAGTCCATATCGATGGTAAGCTCTGGATACTGCTGGGCAAACTCCATCAGCG harbors:
- a CDS encoding LysE family translocator, whose translation is MFEHFMWLPFLLAITVLTLSPGVDTVLVLRNSARGGRKDGFLTSFGICLGLFAHAIISAAGLSAILLSSAELFNLLKYAGAAYLFWLGFQSLRSAFKGGGLQLAKATGVSFVPASKSLREGLLSNVLNPKTVVFYMAFLPQFIDINYSPIPQALMMASVHFLIAMVWQGLLVLMVSKARIWLQRPAVSTTMDGATGVLLMGFGLKLGTS
- a CDS encoding RyR domain-containing protein — translated: MYQPKPIDTSKIQLSEELNELLESLAYNTHEVWSQQRMRDGWRYGEQRDDQAKLHPGLVPYEELSESEKDYDRSTSSEALKAIIAAGYKIEKA
- a CDS encoding LysR family transcriptional regulator; the protein is MDSFEGVIEFVAVAETQGFSAAAKQLGCSTSHVSRQVSRLEERLGSTLLARTTRQVSLTESGLAYYQHCKDLVTGLQQANDQVSSQQFQLNGTLRVSAAGTFAERFVAPALMEFAQQYPELTIDMDFNSRMANFVDDGIDFAIRYGKLADSGLVARKLLDRPMMAAASEAYLQEYGIPEHPRQLKNHSCIIANSDHWPFEHAGNADNLRVHGRWRSNNAHAVVQACEEGLGIAYMPKSNFQESIIRGSLKPVLEPFWSKGSSSWIVYQNRRFLPMRARLAIDFLVRRFANWKE